Proteins found in one Arachis stenosperma cultivar V10309 chromosome 8, arast.V10309.gnm1.PFL2, whole genome shotgun sequence genomic segment:
- the LOC130946438 gene encoding protein TIC 214-like: MIFQSFIPDNLVYLCMKIMNSVVVVGLYYGFLSTFSIGPSYLFLLRARIMQEGTEKKLSATAGFITGQLIMFISIYSAPLHLALGRPHIITVIPLPYLLFHFFGNNKKNFLNYGDKKKNSIRKFSIQRIFFTNLIFQLFNPLVLPSSILVRLVNK; this comes from the coding sequence ATGATTTTTCAATCTTTTATACCGGATAATCTAGTATACTTATGCATGAAAATAATGAATTCGGTCGTTGTGGTCGGACTCTATTATGGATTTCTGAGCACATTCTCCATAGGGCCCTCTTATCTCTTCCTTCTTCGAGCTCGGATTATGCAAGAAGGGACCGAGAAGAAACTATCAGCAACAGCTGGGTTTATTACGGGACAGCTCATCATGTTCATATCGATCTATTCTGCGCCTTTGCATCTAGCATTGGGTAGACCTCATATAATAACTGTCATACCTCTACCCTATCTTTTATTTCATTTCTTCggcaataataaaaaaaactttttgaattatggggacaagaaaaagaattcaATACGTAAATTTAGCATTCAAAGAATATTCTTTACTAATCTTATTTTTCAGTTATTTAACCCCCTTGTCTTACCAAGTTCCATATTAGTCAGATtagtaaacaaataa